The Pseudanabaena galeata CCNP1313 genome includes a region encoding these proteins:
- a CDS encoding PAS domain S-box protein, whose product MFTIDTKLNELKLAIVSNPLVVNSNERVIDAIAQMIVVQDKGLRPSHLEQLYLKARSSCVLVVEDGQAIGILTERDVVRLTIERQPLDRLLMHEVMSQPIVTVYAKESLNAVQQLMEQRDIHRLVVIGDQNELVGIVTQTLLLQFLNLPELVRLEAEALMVSQRTALEESNALLVRTSEDLQCTIEELRSSTEELIEKQHHLEDEQVRYHNLFIFSPDGYLVTDVSGNIKEANQAILNQLAIDRELIVGKPFIVFFAPNQSEIFYGRLNHLLTSVITNANWETTLVSRQGNSFPVEVTVTKNISLATKEIQFFWIVRDISDRKHAEKALQQQLSAMEAAIDGIAILQENKYIYLNQAHLEMFGYKKAEELIGKSWTQLYAPEELARFAREVFPVLGRDRSWRGEAIAIRKDGTTFTEGLSLTITEDDLLICVCRDISDRKQAEQIIRQQLRQQQMLEALTQQIRESLNIPEILAAVTQQVRDLFDGDRVIIFQLFNDGRSQIVEESVSDNFPKLKSRSWENEVWAQDILDCYWHGKPRIVPDVMNDVWTDCLIEYSLEGQVKSKIVAPILQDLHGIETHQWVSPTTTKKIWGVLVIHACQTKRVWLESEAQLLQQIANQLAIAIQQASLFERLQQELSERKQAQQQLIETNQQLAISNQELARTTRHKDEFLANMSHELRTPLNAILGITEGLMDEVFGSLSEEQRRILPIIERSGNHLLELINDILDLSKIEAGKLVLDCSLTDVNRLCQSSMMFVKQQSMQKKLHLIMEVAPVLPEMMIDERRIRQVLINLLNNAVKFTPDEGQITLEVTLESVNADNDIKPTHWLHFAVIDTGIGIAPDALKTLFQPFVQIDSALNRQYDGAGLGLALVKRIVELHHGYVNVTSELDVGSRFTISLPYDSTSIPFPQASPKLDSEAIALTNDPTDSSPLILLAEDNEANIMTISSYLEAKGYRLIIAKNGLEAINLVLSEQPNLVLMDIQMPGMDGLEAIKQIRAQNLIDVPIVAVTALVMEGDREKCLAAGANEYLSKPIKLKQLATLIQQFL is encoded by the coding sequence ATGTTTACCATAGATACTAAGCTTAATGAACTAAAGCTAGCAATAGTTAGTAATCCTTTAGTAGTTAATTCTAACGAGCGCGTCATTGATGCGATCGCTCAAATGATTGTCGTGCAGGACAAAGGTCTTCGTCCAAGTCATTTAGAGCAACTGTACCTAAAGGCAAGATCAAGCTGTGTATTGGTGGTAGAAGATGGGCAGGCGATCGGAATTTTGACTGAGCGGGATGTAGTGCGATTGACGATTGAGCGTCAACCGCTTGATCGCTTGTTGATGCACGAGGTAATGAGCCAGCCAATAGTTACGGTCTATGCTAAAGAATCGCTCAATGCTGTACAGCAACTAATGGAACAGCGAGATATCCATAGACTAGTGGTCATAGGTGATCAGAATGAATTAGTGGGGATTGTGACCCAGACGCTCTTACTCCAATTTCTAAATTTGCCAGAACTAGTCAGATTAGAAGCTGAAGCTTTGATGGTAAGTCAGCGAACTGCGCTAGAAGAAAGTAATGCCTTATTAGTAAGGACAAGTGAAGATTTGCAATGCACGATTGAGGAGTTGAGAAGCAGTACTGAAGAACTAATTGAGAAACAACATCATCTGGAAGACGAACAGGTACGCTACCACAATTTATTTATCTTTTCTCCCGATGGCTATCTCGTTACTGACGTATCTGGCAACATTAAAGAGGCAAACCAAGCAATCTTAAACCAATTAGCGATCGACCGTGAGTTGATTGTAGGTAAGCCATTCATTGTTTTTTTTGCCCCTAACCAAAGCGAGATTTTCTATGGCCGACTCAATCATCTGCTAACGTCAGTCATTACTAATGCAAATTGGGAAACTACGCTGGTATCTCGACAGGGAAATTCTTTTCCTGTTGAAGTTACTGTCACAAAAAATATTAGTCTCGCTACTAAGGAAATTCAATTTTTCTGGATTGTCCGTGATATCAGTGATCGCAAACATGCTGAAAAAGCATTGCAACAACAACTTTCGGCGATGGAAGCAGCAATCGATGGAATTGCGATTTTACAAGAGAATAAATACATCTATTTGAACCAAGCGCACCTAGAAATGTTTGGTTATAAAAAGGCTGAAGAGCTTATAGGCAAATCTTGGACACAGTTGTATGCACCAGAGGAACTTGCTCGATTTGCACGGGAAGTATTTCCTGTACTAGGACGCGATCGCAGTTGGCGAGGAGAAGCGATCGCTATCCGTAAAGATGGAACTACTTTTACTGAGGGATTGTCGCTCACCATTACAGAGGATGATTTGTTGATTTGTGTATGCCGTGATATTAGCGATCGCAAACAAGCCGAGCAAATCATTCGCCAACAATTGCGTCAGCAGCAAATGTTGGAGGCTCTCACTCAACAAATTCGTGAATCATTAAATATCCCTGAAATCTTGGCAGCAGTAACTCAACAGGTCAGAGATTTGTTTGATGGCGATCGCGTGATCATTTTTCAACTATTTAATGATGGTCGCAGCCAAATAGTTGAAGAATCTGTGAGCGATAATTTTCCAAAACTCAAATCCCGTAGTTGGGAGAATGAAGTTTGGGCGCAGGATATTCTCGATTGTTACTGGCATGGCAAACCTCGCATTGTTCCTGATGTCATGAATGATGTCTGGACAGATTGCCTCATTGAATATTCCCTCGAAGGTCAGGTTAAGTCCAAGATCGTCGCCCCAATCCTCCAAGATTTGCATGGGATCGAAACCCATCAATGGGTTTCACCTACGACAACTAAAAAGATCTGGGGTGTTTTGGTTATTCATGCTTGTCAAACCAAACGAGTATGGCTAGAGTCTGAGGCGCAACTGCTACAACAAATCGCTAATCAATTAGCGATCGCCATTCAACAAGCCAGTTTGTTTGAACGATTGCAACAAGAACTATCGGAACGCAAACAAGCGCAACAACAATTAATCGAAACAAATCAACAACTAGCCATATCTAACCAAGAACTAGCGCGTACTACTCGTCACAAAGATGAGTTTCTCGCCAATATGAGTCATGAACTTCGCACTCCTCTCAATGCAATTCTGGGCATTACGGAGGGGCTAATGGATGAGGTCTTTGGTTCACTTAGTGAAGAGCAGAGAAGAATATTACCAATCATTGAAAGGAGCGGCAATCATTTACTAGAACTAATCAATGACATCCTCGATCTCTCCAAAATAGAAGCAGGTAAATTGGTCTTGGATTGCTCCTTAACCGATGTTAATCGGCTTTGCCAGTCCAGTATGATGTTTGTCAAGCAGCAGTCCATGCAAAAAAAACTGCATTTAATTATGGAGGTCGCGCCTGTCCTTCCTGAAATGATGATCGATGAACGTCGCATTCGCCAAGTGTTAATCAATCTGCTCAACAATGCTGTGAAATTTACGCCAGACGAGGGGCAAATCACTTTAGAAGTGACACTCGAATCTGTAAATGCAGATAATGATATTAAACCCACTCACTGGTTACATTTTGCTGTCATCGATACAGGTATCGGCATCGCCCCTGATGCTCTAAAAACACTATTCCAACCCTTTGTCCAAATCGATAGCGCTCTCAACCGTCAATATGATGGAGCGGGGTTGGGGTTAGCGCTAGTCAAACGCATAGTCGAACTACATCATGGATACGTTAATGTCACTAGTGAATTAGATGTTGGCAGTCGTTTCACCATCTCACTCCCCTATGACAGCACCTCGATTCCTTTTCCTCAAGCATCACCAAAGTTAGATTCAGAAGCGATCGCCTTAACTAATGACCCGACCGATTCTTCGCCGCTAATTTTGCTAGCCGAAGATAATGAAGCGAATATCATGACAATTTCTAGCTATTTAGAAGCCAAGGGCTATCGGCTGATTATTGCCAAAAATGGACTGGAGGCAATTAACTTGGTGTTGTCAGAGCAGCCAAATTTAGTCCTAATGGATATCCAAATGCCTGGTATGGATGGACTTGAAGCGATCAAACAGATTCGCGCTCAGAATTTAATTGATGTCCCAATTGTTGCGGTGACGGCACTTGTCATGGAAGGCGATCGCGAGAAATGTTTGGCGGCTGGAGCCAATGAATATCTCAGTAAACCGATCAAACTCAAACAACTAGCCACTTTAATCCAACAGTTTCTATAG
- a CDS encoding NAD(P)-dependent oxidoreductase, with protein MTQKIAFLGLGVMGGAMAANLVKRGYSVLGWNRTKERPTISTFTSVGGTLANSLEDAVSFADVVFSCLGDVPDVNEVLIGDQGAMHFARANTLFIDTSTIGSDAAKNIGNALMHDGLRFLDAPVSGGDVGARNGTLTFMVGGNPEDLQECLPLFEAMGSNIKHCGAIGSGQAVKLCNQTLVSVYMMALCETMQIAEKMGVDPQLVVDVCGSGAAGSWALNNLGLKVAKGDYQAGFAIKHMLKDLRLVQEISDRQNLDFSVDLPAIALAMQNFYKVSQLDDGQGAEQGTQAMIRAYL; from the coding sequence ATGACTCAAAAGATTGCATTTCTGGGTTTAGGCGTAATGGGTGGTGCAATGGCTGCCAACTTAGTCAAACGAGGATATTCGGTACTAGGTTGGAATCGCACTAAAGAGCGTCCCACAATCTCTACATTTACGAGTGTAGGCGGCACATTAGCTAATTCCTTAGAAGATGCAGTCAGTTTTGCCGATGTGGTTTTTTCTTGCCTCGGTGATGTCCCTGATGTCAACGAGGTGTTAATCGGCGATCAGGGAGCCATGCATTTTGCCAGAGCCAACACCTTATTTATCGATACCAGTACCATCGGCAGTGATGCAGCAAAAAATATTGGCAATGCTTTAATGCATGACGGTTTGAGATTTTTGGATGCACCAGTTTCAGGCGGCGATGTGGGCGCACGCAATGGTACATTGACTTTTATGGTGGGTGGAAATCCTGAAGATTTGCAAGAATGCCTACCTCTATTTGAAGCCATGGGTAGCAATATCAAACATTGCGGGGCGATCGGTAGTGGTCAAGCCGTCAAGCTCTGCAATCAAACTCTTGTATCTGTGTATATGATGGCTCTCTGCGAAACCATGCAGATTGCCGAGAAAATGGGTGTTGATCCCCAATTAGTAGTTGATGTCTGTGGTAGTGGGGCGGCTGGCTCATGGGCTTTAAATAATCTAGGGCTGAAAGTTGCCAAGGGGGATTATCAAGCGGGTTTTGCCATCAAGCATATGCTCAAGGATTTGCGACTGGTGCAAGAAATCAGCGATCGCCAAAATCTTGATTTTTCCGTAGATTTACCTGCGATCGCCTTGGCCATGCAAAACTTCTATAAAGTGAGTCAACTCGATGATGGGCAAGGTGCAGAGCAAGGCACACAAGCGATGATTCGCGCTTATCTATAA